The genomic interval TGCACCGGTTCCGGATCGAGAAATCCAATCACCTGATACTCCCGCCCTGCGGCGCGTTTCCCATCCGTCAAGACATCGTCTTTCGAAATATCGATGCGCATCGAATCCGACGCTTCCACTTCCTTCACGTTCATCACTTTCTGCCAAACGCTCTGGCCTTCGCGCGACAGATACCAGTTGATGAACAGCTTGGCAGCATTCGGATGCGGCGCGCGGTTGATCAGCGCCAAGACACTGCTGCCGCCGCCACCGATGGTTCCGCCTTCTTTCAATTTCTCCGGAGGAATGTCTTCGACCGGCAGCCCTTGCTTCGCGGCTTTGTCGATCTCCCGGCACAAATGACACAGCGGAAACTTTCCGGTCGCGAGCCAATTGGTCCCCTGTCGGCGGTCTCGGAATAGCGTGATGTCGGTTTCCGTATAAAGCCGCCGCACGAAATCGGTGCCGAGTCCCGGACGATGATAAAGAATCAACACCGGCGTCAACAATGCCGCGCCGCGCGGGTCTTGGCCGAGCAGTTTTCCCTTCCATTTCGGCTGCAATAAATCCCAGTACGACTTGATCTCGTCCGGATTCATCAGCTTGGTGTTGTAGGACAGCCCGGTGGTCACGATGGTGCCTTCGAACATGAAAATATATTTGTTCTCCGGATCGGCGTACCAATGTTTGCCGCCGTACCACTTCGACGTATCCGTGACTTCGGGAAGTATAAATGTCGACGCGATGGGATCGAGAATCTTGTTGAGATAGAGCATGCGCGGCCCGTTGGGCCCGCTGGCCGTCAAGTCAGCGAGATACTTATCCGCCCGCCGCTCCGCGACGATCCGGGTCATCATGTCGGCGGCGCGTCCACTCGCGGAAGTGATTTTGATGAATGGAAACTCTCTGTTGAACGCCGCGATAATATCCGGATGGGTAATCTCCTGCCCGCCGTAGAGCGAAACCTGCCCTTCTTTCCTCGCCTCTTCGATGGTCTTTTGCCATTCTCCTTTCCACCGCGGCGCGTCTGCCGCATGCGCAGCAGACACAAACACCAAAACAAGGCCGACCATCACAAGGATAAGGACTTTGCTATTCATTCTTTTTCCAGGCTGATGCCTGTTGCCTCATTTAATCACCTCACCCGCCCGCGTCAGCACCGTCGGCAGAACCGTTGGACCGATCCGTCAAGTGGGTGCGCGGTGCGGCGCGATCGAGATACTACCCCTACAGGGCAAGCTTATTGGCAAGGGCTTCGAGGAGTGGAAGGTAACGGCGCAGCCGCCCATAAACTGCCTTGGCCAGCTCCTCGTCGTAGGTGTGCGAGGTTTGATTGCGATCGGCTAACATCGCCAGCCAGTCCCGTTCGTCCACGACCCAAGAGGCTTTGAATGCCAGCGTCAAGCAACTCTTGGGAGACTGGCAATCTAGGCCCTCGTCCCTGGCCGCTCTTGAATTGCTTTCCAAGCCAGTTCGAAACAGAACTCAAACCGCTGGATGGCCGCGTCGCGACTCACATCGTTTTCCGGCTGCGCCAACACGTCGCGCAACCGGGTGATCGCCGAAGTTAACGCTTGGCGGCGCGTGGTCACAGACGTTCTCCGTATTTAAGAACTTCCTCACGCAAGCCGGCACCGGCCGAGCTAAGATCCACAAGGTCGATCTGGTAAAGCGTCGCGATATCATCCACGGCATCGTGCAACAGAGCCATACGCTCTGGTGCAATAGGAGTTCCGATCGAGATCGCCAGATCGATGTCCGAGTGAGCCAACGCTTTGCGCCGGGGCCAAGAGCCAAACCAGATCACCTCCGTGCTCTCGCCGAAAAGCGATCTCGCAAGTCTCGCGACCTCGCGCGCGATTTCAAGCGGACGAGCAACGTCGGTTTGGCTACCAAGAGCTTCGCGCACCATCTGTCTTTTTACCTTCAAGGTTTCTTAGTTTACCTATGCCCGGATGGCTGTCAATCGCTAATTTCGATCAGCCAAAACCTGTCCTGAGCCCTTCGACTCACTCAGGATAAACTCCTGCGAAGGATCTCGATCCTAATAGTCTCACGCCTCTCGCCTATCGAATGACTCTGTCCGCCCGCACCAACACATTCGGCGGAACCGTCACGCCGATCTGCTTCGCCGTTTTCAAATTGACGACAAACTCGAACTTCTGAGCCCGTTCCACCGGTAGTTCAGTCGGCTTTCTGCCTTTCAGGATCTTGTCGACGACGGTCGCGGAGCGCCGGCACAGATCGCCCACGTTGGCGCCGTAAGACAGCAAGCTTCCGGCGTCGGCAAAATGCGATCCACCCGCCGCGGTCGGCAGGCGCTTGCTTATTGCCAGCTCAAGGAGGCGCTGTCGGTTTTGGGAAAACATGGAACCTTCCGGGATCAAAAGCGCGTCGGTGCGGCCTTGGACCATGGCAACGAAAGCCTTGGCGAAGGCGTCGGGAGCGCTCGCCTCCACGCGCTGAAGCCGCACCTTCAATGCGCGAGCTTCCGGTTCGATATTTTTGGGGATAATGGCGTGGCCAGGATCGTTGGAGTTAACTAGAACCGCCACACGGGAAGCCTTGGGTAGCGCTTCCTTTAGAATCTCTAGCCGTTTTTCGATGATCTCGGTGTCGCGCAACTCCATCCCTGTGATATTACCGCCAGGATGCGCCAAGCTGAACACGATCCCCTGTTCAACTAGATCGATGGAGACTCCGACGACGATGGGAATCGTCGCGGTCGCCTGTTTAGCCGTAAGGACGGCCGGAGGCGAGTGCGTCCAAATGACATCGGGCGCGCTTCGGACTAGCTGGGCAGCGACCTCACGGAGCCGCTCGGGCTTCGCCTCGCCGTAGCGAGATTCGATGAGGATGTTCCGCCCATCCACATAGTCCAATTCCCGCAACCCTTGTCGGAACCCAGCGGTGCAGACGCTCGAAGTAGAACCCGGCTCAAGAATCCCGAGTCTGGGGATCTTTCCCCGCTGCTGCGCGTCGGCGAGATGGACGGAAGCCAGAATTATGATCGATAGTAGAGAAATGACGGTCTTTTTTTTCATCGGTCTTCTCCGACAATCCAAAATCTAAAATTATTTCCTTCTCTGCTCCAACACTTCTTTGACGAACTTGGTGATCGGTGCCTGGTCCATCCATTCGGCGCGATCGACGAAGGGATAGCGGTTCTCATCGGTGCCTTCGGGCCGGCGGTTGCCGCGCGGCACTTTGTCTTTGGGAATATCGACGCGCAACGAGTCCGGCCCTTCTTCCCCCGTCGTGAAAATTCGTTGATAGGCGATCTGTCCTTCGCGCGAGAGCAGCCAGTTGAGCCCGAGCTTCGCCGCGTTGGGATGCGGTGCTTTGTTGATCAGCGCCGCGCCGCCCGATCCCGCCGTGATGTACGCGCCTTCTTTCAAATGATCGGGATCGAACCAATTGACCGGCAATCCTTGGGTCTGCATGACGTCGATATCCATCCGTCCCACCGGCGCGAAAATCGAGATCGCGAACTTGCCGCCGGCCAGCCAGTCGCCCATCTGGCGCGTGTCGGTGCTGATGACGATATCGGTTTCAGTCAAAATGCGCCGGATAAATTCCGGGCCGAGGCTTTTGCTGTAGTAAAAAAACCGCATGGCATCGCCGCTGCCGCCCAGGGTCGGATCGTAGGCGACGATCTTGCCTTTCCATTTTGGATTGAGCAGATCCCAGTACGACTTCACTTCTTTGGCACTGACCAGCTTGGTGTTGTAGGCCACGACGATGCGCGTGCCGCCGTTCAAGTTGAGCAGATATTTATTCTCCGGATCGACGTAGTGATGTTTCTTTTGCCACCATTTCGACAGATCGGTCACCTCCGGCAGCACCAGCACCGCCGGGATCGGATCGAGCGCCTTGGCTTTGTAAAAAACATTGTAGCCGGTCGTGAGACCATTCAAGTAAAGATCGGCAAGAAACTTGTCCGCGCGCCGTTCCGACATCAACCGTTTCGCTACATCCGCGCCACGGCTAAACACACCGGTAATTTTTATCTCGGGATATTTTTTGTGAAACTCCCCGTAAAGCGGTTTAAAGTCCGGACTACCGTAAATCGACAACTGCCCTTCCTTCTTCGCCGCCTCCACAGTCTTCTCCCAGTCAGCTTTCCAAGCGTCGCTCTGCGCGGCAAGCGCCGCAGCCATGGCGAAAGAAAAGTAGATGGCGACAGCGAAAAACATTTGTTTGACGAATTTCATTCGTTCTCCCGAAAAATCATCTTGCGGTGGGAAAGGGAGGCGGCCCCCTTACTCCTCACCCCTAACCCCTTACCCGATTATTTTTTCGAAGCCGCCTGCGCGTCTTTAATCACTTTGGTCACCGCGCCCATATCCAGCCACTCCGGCCGGCCGGCGTAAATATATTTCACGCCTTTGTAGCGCCGCTGAGTCGGCGGAATCACGTCCATGGAAATATCTTCGCGCATCGACTGGCGCACGTCGTGCAGCTCGGCATAAACTTTCTGATAGGTGTCCTGGCCTTCGCGCGAAAGGAGCCAGTTGATCGCGACTTTGGTCGCGTTGGGATGGGGCGCATTTTTGAATAACGTGATCCCGCCCTGGGACGGGCCGACAAAGGCGCCTTCTTTGAACTGGCCGGGATCGAAAACTTTCACCGGCAATCCTTGCTTGGCCGCATCTTCGATGTCGGTGACGAAGAAGGATAACGGGAATTTACCGGCGCCGAGCCAGTCGTTCATCTGCCGCGCATCGCGCGAGTAGGTCAAATCCATCTCGCTGAAAAACCGCCGCACAAACTCGGCGCCGAGATCGGGATGATTGAACAAGAAGCGCAGCGAGTGCGCCACGGTGCTGACCCGGTTGACATCGTAGACGACGATCTTGCCTTTCCACTTCAGGTCGAGAAAATCCCAGTAGGACTTGAACTCTTTGGGATTGACTAACTTGGTATTGTAGGCGTTCTCGCCACCGTGCACGTTACCCTGAAAGACAAAAATATATTTCGCTTCCGGATCGGCGTAATGATGCTTGCCGCTCCACCATTTCGACTCATCGACCACTTCCGGCAAAATCAGCTGCGGCCGGATCGGTTCGAGAATATTGGCTTTGAGAAATATTTGAATCGGCGTCACCACGCCGTTGATGAACAGATCGACGATATACTTGCCGGCGCGCCGCTCCAACATCACCGCCTGGCCATGCTCGCTGCCCTGGCGAATCGTATTTGAGGTAACTTTAATCTCCGGATAGCGCTTTTGAAAAATTTCGAAGATTTTCTCGTAGCCCTGACTGCCGTAAAAAGAAATCTCCCCTTCCTTCTTCGCCGCCGCCAGGGTCTTCTCCCATTCAACGTTCCAAGACTCTGCCGCTGCCGCAAAAGTTTTCGCCTGACCGATCATCGTCACGAACACGATCACGAGCCACGAAAACTCACGCCGTCTGCTATTCATCGCCCATCACTCCATTACTCCAAAACTCCATCAATCCAGTTTTAAAATGTCCTTCCACTTCGCCGCCGCCGCGCGCCGCGTCTCCTCGGGAAAGTAGCAGGTCTTGGCGTACTGATCTTTCCAATGATAGGGCTGGCAGGCGTTGATGATCGCGACGGAATTGGTGAAATTGCGCGCCGCCCGCGCATCGGGCGCGATCCGCGGGTCGAGCGGCGTGGACCAAGCTTCGGTGATAATGTTGATCGCCGTCGCCGGATCGGAGCGCGTCGCCATTGCCCACATGACATCGTCGATGTTCGACGGATCGACATCGTCGTCGACAATGATCACGTAGCGGCGATGATAGCCGTAGGTCGAACCCAGCATCGCCATCGCCGCGCGCTTCACATGGCCGCCGTATTTCTGCTTGATGGAAATCGCGGTTATATAGCGCGTCTGATATTCCCACACACCCTGCACGTCGGTGACGCCGGCCTTTTCCAACGCCAGCCAAATGTTCGCCGCGCTCAAGGGCACCGACTTGCCGGAAATTCCCGGCGGCATGCCGAGGATGATCGGATCGTTGCGGTAAAAAACATTCTTCACTTTGACCACCGGCTCGTTGCGCGTGCCCGAAGCGTAGTAGCCGGTCCACTCGCCAAACGGTCCTTCGGCGCGGCTGTCTTCCGCCGGCGGCACGATGAAACCTTCGACGGCTAATTCCGATTTCGCGGGAATCGGCAGACCGGTTTCCTTGCCGCGAATATATTTTACCGGCTCGCCGAACAGCCAACCGGCGATTTCCAACTCCGACACACCCCACGCTTCATACCAGCTCGCAACTTTGGCGAGAATCGGATCTTGGCCGAAGCTGATCACCACCGGACAAGGCTTTCCCTGGGCCCAATAT from Deltaproteobacteria bacterium carries:
- a CDS encoding extracellular solute-binding protein, coding for MNSKVLILVMVGLVLVFVSAAHAADAPRWKGEWQKTIEEARKEGQVSLYGGQEITHPDIIAAFNREFPFIKITSASGRAADMMTRIVAERRADKYLADLTASGPNGPRMLYLNKILDPIASTFILPEVTDTSKWYGGKHWYADPENKYIFMFEGTIVTTGLSYNTKLMNPDEIKSYWDLLQPKWKGKLLGQDPRGAALLTPVLILYHRPGLGTDFVRRLYTETDITLFRDRRQGTNWLATGKFPLCHLCREIDKAAKQGLPVEDIPPEKLKEGGTIGGGGSSVLALINRAPHPNAAKLFINWYLSREGQSVWQKVMNVKEVEASDSMRIDISKDDVLTDGKRAAGREYQVIGFLDPEPVQKLLQEILK
- a CDS encoding nucleotidyltransferase domain-containing protein encodes the protein MVREALGSQTDVARPLEIAREVARLARSLFGESTEVIWFGSWPRRKALAHSDIDLAISIGTPIAPERMALLHDAVDDIATLYQIDLVDLSSAGAGLREEVLKYGERL
- a CDS encoding ABC transporter substrate-binding protein; this translates as MKKKTVISLLSIIILASVHLADAQQRGKIPRLGILEPGSTSSVCTAGFRQGLRELDYVDGRNILIESRYGEAKPERLREVAAQLVRSAPDVIWTHSPPAVLTAKQATATIPIVVGVSIDLVEQGIVFSLAHPGGNITGMELRDTEIIEKRLEILKEALPKASRVAVLVNSNDPGHAIIPKNIEPEARALKVRLQRVEASAPDAFAKAFVAMVQGRTDALLIPEGSMFSQNRQRLLELAISKRLPTAAGGSHFADAGSLLSYGANVGDLCRRSATVVDKILKGRKPTELPVERAQKFEFVVNLKTAKQIGVTVPPNVLVRADRVIR
- a CDS encoding extracellular solute-binding protein, with the translated sequence MKFVKQMFFAVAIYFSFAMAAALAAQSDAWKADWEKTVEAAKKEGQLSIYGSPDFKPLYGEFHKKYPEIKITGVFSRGADVAKRLMSERRADKFLADLYLNGLTTGYNVFYKAKALDPIPAVLVLPEVTDLSKWWQKKHHYVDPENKYLLNLNGGTRIVVAYNTKLVSAKEVKSYWDLLNPKWKGKIVAYDPTLGGSGDAMRFFYYSKSLGPEFIRRILTETDIVISTDTRQMGDWLAGGKFAISIFAPVGRMDIDVMQTQGLPVNWFDPDHLKEGAYITAGSGGAALINKAPHPNAAKLGLNWLLSREGQIAYQRIFTTGEEGPDSLRVDIPKDKVPRGNRRPEGTDENRYPFVDRAEWMDQAPITKFVKEVLEQRRK
- a CDS encoding extracellular solute-binding protein — encoded protein: MNSRRREFSWLVIVFVTMIGQAKTFAAAAESWNVEWEKTLAAAKKEGEISFYGSQGYEKIFEIFQKRYPEIKVTSNTIRQGSEHGQAVMLERRAGKYIVDLFINGVVTPIQIFLKANILEPIRPQLILPEVVDESKWWSGKHHYADPEAKYIFVFQGNVHGGENAYNTKLVNPKEFKSYWDFLDLKWKGKIVVYDVNRVSTVAHSLRFLFNHPDLGAEFVRRFFSEMDLTYSRDARQMNDWLGAGKFPLSFFVTDIEDAAKQGLPVKVFDPGQFKEGAFVGPSQGGITLFKNAPHPNATKVAINWLLSREGQDTYQKVYAELHDVRQSMREDISMDVIPPTQRRYKGVKYIYAGRPEWLDMGAVTKVIKDAQAASKK
- a CDS encoding UbiD family decarboxylase is translated as MGTETSLTYKDLREYLAAVDKLGELRRVNGADWDLELGAITEVAARANNPKVVLFDEIKGYPKGFRVVTNPVCSAATTALAFGLDPQLTGLDIIRAWKERLGKQTPITPVEVSSGPITENCDSGDKVDLLKFPTPRWHEEDGGRYIGTGCMVIMEDPDGKWTNVGTYRVCVHDKNTLGIWISPGKHGRLIREKYWAQGKPCPVVISFGQDPILAKVASWYEAWGVSELEIAGWLFGEPVKYIRGKETGLPIPAKSELAVEGFIVPPAEDSRAEGPFGEWTGYYASGTRNEPVVKVKNVFYRNDPIILGMPPGISGKSVPLSAANIWLALEKAGVTDVQGVWEYQTRYITAISIKQKYGGHVKRAAMAMLGSTYGYHRRYVIIVDDDVDPSNIDDVMWAMATRSDPATAINIITEAWSTPLDPRIAPDARAARNFTNSVAIINACQPYHWKDQYAKTCYFPEETRRAAAAKWKDILKLD